Below is a window of Pseudomonas monteilii DNA.
CGCTTGCGGCGTCGGGTATTGAACGTCATCGATAGGGGAAGAGCCTGTAAAGCTCTTCCCCTATTTCGTATCTGGAGTCTGTACATGGAAAACCTGGATGCGCTGGTCTCCCAAGCCCTGGAGGCCGTGGAGCGCGCTGAAGACATCAATGCCCTGGAGCAGATCCGGGTTCACTACCTCGGCAAGAAAGGCGAACTGACCCAGGTGATGAAGACCCTGGGCAACCTGCCGGCCGACGAACGACCGAAGGTCGGGGCGCTGATCAACGACGCCAAGGAACGCGTCACCGTCGTGCTCAACGCCCGCAAGGCCGCGTTCGAAGAGGCCGCCCTGAGTGCGCGCCTGGCTGCCGAGTGCATTGATGTAACCCTGCCAGGCCGTGGCCAGACCACCGGTGGCCTGCACCCGGTCACCCGTACCCTCGAGCGCATCGAGCAGTTCTTCACCCACATCGGCTACGGCATCGCCGAAGGCCCCGAGGTCGAAGACGACTACCATAACTTCGAAGCGCTCAACATCCCCGGCCACCACCCGGCGCGGGCGATGCACGACACCTTCTATTTCAACGCGAATATGCTGCTGCGCACGCACACCTCGCCGGTGCAGGTGCGGACCATGGAGTCCAGCCAGCCGCCGATCCGTATCGTCTGCCCGGGCCGCGTCTACCGTTGCGACTCGGATATCACCCACTCGCCGATGTTCCACCAGGTCGAAGGCCTGCTGGTCGATCGCGACATCAACTTCGCCGACCTCAAGGGCACCATCGAAGAGTTCCTGCGCGTGTTCTTCGAAAAAGAGCTGGCCGTGCGTTTCCGGCCTTCGTTCTTCCCCTTCACCGAGCCGTCCGCCGAAGTCGATATCCAGTGCGTGATGTGTTCCGGCAAGGGCTGCCGCGTCTGCAAGCAGACGGGCTGGCTGGAAGTCATGGGCTGCGGCATGGTGCACCCGAACGTGCTGCGCATGTCCGGCATCGACCCGGAAGAGTACCAGGGCTTCGCCTTTGGCATGGGGGCCGAGCGCCTGGCCATGCTGCGTTACGGCGTCAACGATCTGCGTCTGTTCTTCGACAACGACCTGCGGTTCCTCGCGCAATTCCGCTAGGCCCGTACCCGACGCATATTCCAGGAGAACAGCATGAAATTCAGTGAACAGTGGCTGCGCGGTTGGGTCAACCCGCAGGTTTCCCGCGACGAGCTGGTCGCTCGTCTGTCGATGGCCGGCCTCGAGGTCGACAGCGTGACCCCGGCGGCGGGCCAGTTCAGCGGTATCGTGGTCGGCGAAGTGCTGGCCACCGAGCAACACCCGGACGCCGACAAGCTGCGCGTCTGCCAGGTCAGCAACGGTAGCGAGACCTTCCAGGTCGTCTGTGGCGCGCCCAACGTGCGCCCGGGTCTGAAGATCCCTTTCGCCATGATCGGCGCCGAGCTGCCCGGCGACTTCAAGATCAAGAAAGCCAAGCTGCGCGGTGTCGAGTCCTTCGGCATGCTGTGCTCGGCGGCCGAGCTGCAGATCAGCGAAGAGAACGATGGCCTGCTCGAACTGGCTGCCGACGCGCCGGTGGGGGAGGACATCCGTGCCTACCTGAACCTCGACGACGCCAGCATCGAAGTGGACCTGACCCCCAACCGTGGCGATTGCCAGTCGCTGGCCGGTCTGGCCCGTGAAGTCGGCGCGCTGTACGACGTGCCGGTCAGCCGCATCGACGTGCCGACGGTCGCCGTCGCACACGATGAGGTGCGTCCGGTCGAGGTGCTCGCCCCCCACGCCTGCCCGCGTTATCTGGGCCGGGTCATCCGTAACGTCGACCTGTCCCGCCCGACGCCACTGTGGATGGTCGAGCGCCTGCGCCGCAGCGACGTGCGCAGCATCGATGCGGCCGTGGACATCACCAACTACGTGATGCTCGAACTCGGTCAGCCCCTGCACGCCTTCGACCTGGCCGAGATCAACGGCGGCATCCGTGTACGCATGGCCGAAGCCGGCGAGAAGCTGGTCCTGCTCGACGGTCAGGAAGTCAGCCTGCGCCCCGATACGCTGGTCATCGCCGACCATGCCCGCGCCCTGGCGATCGCCGGTGTGATGGGTGGTGAGCACAGCGGCGTCAGCGCCAGTACCCGCGACCTGTTCCTGGAAAGCGCCTTCTTCGACCCGATCGCCATTGCCGGCAAGGCCCGTTCCTACGGCCTGCACACCGATGCGTCGCACCGCTTCGAGCGTGGCGTCGACTCGCAACTGGCGCGCGAAGCCATGGAGCGCGCGACGGCCCTGGTGCTGGAGATCGTCGGCGGCGAGCCGGGTCCTGTCATCGAAAGCGTCAGCCAGCAGCACCTTCCTTCGGTTGCCCCGATCACCCTGCGCGCCGAGCGCATCGACCAGATGCTCGGCATGCAGATGCCGGCCGACCAGGTCGAGCAACTGCTCAACGCCCTGGGTCTGACGACCCGTGCAAGCGGGGAAGGGCAGTGGACTGTCGAGGTACCAAGCCACCGCTTCGACATCAGCCTGGAAGTGGACCTGATCGAAGAGCTGGCGCGCCTGTACGGCTACAACCGCCTGCCTGTCCGCTACCCACAGGCACGCCTGGCTCCGCAGGCCCGGGGTGAAGCGCGCAGCGAGCTGCCGACCCTGCGTCGTCTGCTGGTCGCCCGCGGCTACCAGGAAGCGATCACCTACAGCTTCATCGATCCAAAGCTGTTCGAGCTGTTCACGCCAGGGGTCGAGCCCCTGCTGCTGGCCAACCCCATTTCCAGCGACATGGCCGCCATGCGCGCCTCGCTGTGGCCCGGTCTGGTCAAGGCCGTGCAGCACAACCTCAACCGTCAGCAGGACCGCGTGCGTTTGTTCGAAAGCGGGCTGCGTTTCGTCGGTCAGCTGGGTGAACTCAAGCAGCAACCCATGCTGGCAGGCGTGGTCACCGGCAGCCGGCTGCCCGAAGGCTGGGCCAACGGACGCGATGCGGTGGACTTCTTCGACGTCAAGGCCGATGTCGAGGCCGTGCTCGGCCACGCCGGGGCCCTGGACGCCTTCACGTTCGTGCCAGGCCAGCACCCGGCGCTGCACCCGGGCCAGACGGCGCGTATCGAACGTGACGGCCAGGAAGTCGGTTACCTCGGTGCCCTGCACCCGGAGCTGGCCAAGACCCTGGGTCTGGAGCGTCCGGTGTTCGCCTTCGAACTGATCCTGGGCGAGGTGGCCGAAGGTCGCCTGCCCACCTTCAGCGAGCTGTCGCGCTTCCCCGAAACGCGACGCGACCTGGCTTTGATCGCCGGTCGCGACGTCTCGGCCAGCGCCGTGCTCGACACGATCCGCACACACGCAGGCGAGTGGCTGACCGACCTGCGGTTGTTCGACGTGTATCAGGGCAAAGGCATTGATCCGGATCGAAAAAGCCTGGCAGTCGGCTTGACCTGGCAGCATCCATCGCGCACTCTTAATGACGATGAGGTGAATGCCACCTTGCAGACGATCCTCACCTCGCTCGAACAAGGGTTGAACACCACGTTAAGGAAATAGCGTATGGGTGCTCTGACGAAAGCTGAGATGGCTGAAAGGCTGTACGAAGAGCTGGGTCTGAACAAGCGCGAAGCCAAGGAGCTGGTCGAACTCTTCTTCGAAGAGATCCGACATGCGCTGGAAGACAACGAGCAGGTCAAGCTGTCCGGATTCGGCAACTTCGACCTTCGTGACAAACGCCAGCGGCCGGGCCGCAACCCCAAGACTGGGGAAGAGATCCCGATCACCGCTCGCCGAGTCGTCACCTTTCGTCCAGGGCAGAAGCTGAAGGCCCGGGTTGAGGCCTATGCTGGAACCAAGCCATAACGACGAGCTGCCGCCCATACCCGGCAAACGCTACTTCACCATCGGTGAAGTCAGCGAGCTCTGCGCGGTCAAGCCCCATGTACTGCGGTACTGGGAGCAGGAGTTCCCGCAGCTCAACCCGGTCAAGCGGCGTGGCAACCGGCGGTATTACCAGCGCCAGGACGTGCTGATGATCCGCCAGATCCGTGCCTTGTTGTACGAGCAGGGCTTTACCATCGGCGGTGCGCGGTTGCGCATGTCCAGTGATGAGGCCAAGGAAGATTCTTCCCAGTACAAGCAGATGATCCGGCAGATGATTGTCGAATTGGAGGATGTACTGGGGGTCTTGAAGAAGTGATCCACCGAGAAGTGAAAGTTTTTTGAAAAAAAGCTTTCACTTATCAGTCGGTTAGGGTACATTTCTCAACGCTTTCAGAGGTTTTGAAAGCTGCTGTACTTGTCGGGGCGTAGCGCAGCCCGGTAGCGCACTTGCATGGGGTGCAAGGGGTCGAGTGTTCGAATCACTCCGTCCCGACCAACTAATCCCAATGATCGAGGCCACTTCCGTAAGGGGTGGCCTTTTTCATATGCGTGACGTTTGCGTGATTTCTCATGCCACACCTGCTTTCTCTTCAGCGTCGTCAGAATCAATCCACGGCGTGCGAGGCTCCCATGTAGGTGACCAACAGAGCTATTGCTCCTGGCATGGCGGACGGTCTTTTCCAGGCAAACCCCCATTCACCCTATGGGCAGGCAGCGCGGCCATAGAGGCAACGTGATCGACGGGCTGTGCTGTACGTCACACCTTCGCGCGCTCCAGATCCATCGCGTGATCTCCAAGGAATTTTCCATCGAAGAGGCGGTCCATTTCACCGCGCTCACGGATGATGGCAGATAGCTAGCATTGCCAGCATCGCTGCCACCTTGATGCCTTACGCGTTCATCTGCCGTATTACAAATGGAATCTCTATGCCTGTTTCTACAAGGATGTGGATGGCCCCCGGTGTGGGGCTGCTGGTCTTCGCAGCCTGCGTCTCCGTCCATGCCGCAACCCCTGGCGAACAAGACCTGATCCGCGACCGGCAGGACCGTCTGCTCGAAGAGCAGCGCCGCCGTCTGCAGGAACTCCAAGACCTGCCGGGTCGGCAAGCCCTTCCGACCGCGCCCGAGACGCCCGCCGACACCCGTTGCTTCGATATCGAACGCATCGATCTGCAAGGCGCCACGGCCCTGTCCGACAGGGAACGCCGTGCGCTGGTCGCGCCTTACCAGGGCAAGTGCCTGGGGGTGTCGCAGCTCAACGAACTGCTCAAGGCCATCACCGACCACTACCTCGACAAGGGCTGGGTCACCACGCGTGCCTACCTGCCGCAACAAGACCTCTCCACAGGCCGGCTGCACGTGCTGGTGGTCGAAGGCACCCTGGAAAAACTGCGCAGCGACGCCGGCAGTGACCTGTCCGAGCGTGAGCTGGCGATGACCTTTCCGGGTGAAGAAGGCCAGCCCCTCGACCTGCGTGACCTCGAGCAGATGGTCGATCAACTCAATCGCCTGCCGTCCAACCGTGCGCGCGTGGAGTTGACGCCTGGGGAAAACGTCGGCGGCAGCGATGTGCGGGTGCGCAACGAGGCCGACAAGCCCTGGCGCGCCTACCTCTCACGCAACAACGATGGCCTGCGCAGTACCGGCGAGCAGCAGTGGAACGCCGGCCTGGAGTGGGACAGCCCGTTGGGCCTGGCCGACCAGTTCAGCGTGCGCGGCGGTCACGACGCGGTGAGCGACCACCAGCGCAGCTCGCGCAACGGCCTGCTGGCGTACAGCGTTCCCTGGGGTTGGTGGACGTTCAGCTATTTCTATAGCGAAAGCCGCTACCGCTCGCACCTCGACGTGCAAGGCAGCACGCTCAAGCAGGACGGCGACAGCCAGACCCACCAGTTCAGTGCCGAGCGGGTCATCCATCGCGATACCCTGAGCAAGACCTCGGTCAGCCTGGGGCTGGCACACATCCGCACCAACAACTTCTTCGACGACACCAAGCTGGCCCTGAGCAGCAACCGCATCAGCGAAGCGCAGGTGGGCCTCAACCACGGCCGACGCATCGGCTCGGCCTTCGTCAACCTCGACCTGGGCATGCAGCAGGGCATCGGCCTGTTCGACGCCCAGGCCAGCCACGATCCAGGCCCGGGCGAAGCCGATGCACGCTATCGCAAATACACCGGTACCCTCAGTTACCTGCAGCCGTTCCAGCTATGGGGCGAGCAGCTGGCGTTCACCAGCCTGGCCACCGGCCAGCGCAGCGAGGACGTGCTGTACAGCCCGCAGCGCCTGAGCCTGGGTGGGTCATCGTCGGTGCGCGGGTACAAGGACCAGTTTCTGGCCGGCGACAGCGGTGGCTACTGGCGCAACGAACTGCGCTGGACCCGTCCGGTCACCCTCGACGCATTGCGCCCGATACTGGGGGAATACGGCGTTGCCCTGGGCTACGACCAAGGGGTGATCCGCAACGACCGCTACAACGGCGACGAACACGGCCGCCTGAGCAGCCACTCGCTGGAGCTGTTCGCCCGCGGCGAGCATGTCGCGGCTGCGGTCACCTTTGCCCATTCCCTGGAACGTCCGGACGTGCTCGACCGTGAAGCACCGATCTACTTCCGCCTGGATTTCTATCTTTAACGACGTTGTTCCGAGGTTGACCACATGGACGTTCGCCCCTTGATCCCGGCTGCCCAGCCCACCGACACGCTGGCCGAGCGGCCGAATTTTCTCGGCATTCCCAAGCGCCTGCTGGCCGTGCTGCTGGCCAACGTCATGTTCTGGCAACCGATCTGGGCGATGGCCGATGGCATCGCCGTCAGCGGCACCACCAACACCCGTGTCGGCCAGGCCGGCAACGGCGTACCGGTGGTCAACATCGCCGCGCCGAACGCCGCGGGCCTGTCGCACAACCAGTACCAGCGCTACAACGTCGACAGCCAAGGGTTGATCCTCAACAACTCGACCCAAGCCATCCAGGCCACCCAACTGGGCGGCAACATCCTCGGCAACACGCAGCTGGGCGGGCGCGCGGCGAGCACCATTCTCAACGAAGTCAACGGCGCCAACGCCACCCAGCTCAAGGGCTACACCGAAGTGGCCGGGCAGGCGGCGCGGGTCATCGTCGCCAACCCCCATGGCGTGACGTGCAACGGGTGCGGCTTCATCAACACCCCACGGGTCACCCTCAGCACCGGCAAGCCCGTGCTGGACCCGACCGGCAAGCTCGACCACTTCGCGGTCGATGGCGGCAGCATCAGCATCGAAGGGCAGGGCCTGGACGCGAGCAACATCGACCAGTTCGACCTGATCACCCGGTCGGCCAAGCTCAACGCCGACCTGTACGCCAAGCGGCTCAATGTGGTCGCCGGCGCCAACGACGTCGACGCCGATACCCTGGCCACCACTCCGCGCCAGGGCGACCCGGCCGACAAACCGCAACTGGCCATCGATTCCTCGGCGCTCGGCGGCATGTACGCCGACACCATCAAGCTGGTGGGCACCGAGCAGGGTGTGGGCGTGAAAACCGCCGGCAACCTGGCCGCCAGTGCCGGCGACATCCAGATCGACGCCAACGGCCGGCTGAACATGGCCCAGGCCTCGGCCAAGGGTGCGCTGAACGTCACCGCACCCCATATCGAGATGACCGGCAAGGCCTACGCCAACAACGTCAACGTGCGCACGCCTGGCGAGCTGGTGAACCGCCAGAGCCTGGCGGTCCGCGAGCGGGTCGAGATCAATGCCGGCACGCTCAGCAACCCCGGCACCATCGCGGCCGGCATCGAAACCGACAACAGCCGCAACGCCGTCGGCGACGTCACCGTGCGCGCTGCCTCGCTCGACAACAGCGGCACCCTGCAAGCCAGCCGCAACCTCACTGTGGAAGCCAGCCAGCGCATCGACAACAGCGGTATCCTCCAGGCCCCGCAAACTCGACTGACCAGCACCACCCTGAGCAACCAGGGCAAGGTCGCCCGTGTGGTCGGCGAGCAGGCGCTGTTCGTGGCCGCGCCTGCCATCGTCAACCTGGGCGGGGTGATCCTCTTCGGCAACGGCCAGGACGTCACCCTGAACCTCGAGCGTCTGGACAACCGGCAAGGCCTGCTGCAGGTCGTCGACGGCAAGCTGGCCATCAATGCCGATACGCTGGGGAATGCTGGCGGGCAGATCGACGCCAGGACACTGAGCGTCAGCAGCGACACCCTCGACAACCGTGCCGGACTGCTCTCGGCCAGCGGCGGCGACGCGCAGATCACGGCGCGCACGCGTCTGGACAACGCCAGCGGCACCGTACAGGCACAGCAGCACCTGGGCGTGTCCACAGGCGAGGTCGACAACCAGAATGGGCGCCTGCTGGCCGTGACAGGCAATCTCGACCTTGCCACCACCGGCCTGGACAACCGCAACGGCAGCCTGCTTGGCACTGACATCCGCGTAACCGCGCCCAAGGCCGACATCGACAACCGCCAGGGCAAGATCATCGGTGAGCGCCTCGACCTCGACGTCGCCCAGCTCGACAACCGTCAGGGCCAGATCGTCGGCGAACAGCTCGCCATCACCGCTGCACGCCTGGACAACCGCAACCAGGGCCTGCTGGCCGCCGGCACCCAGGGCCTGACCCTGGACTTCGCCCGGAGCGCCACCCAGGCCCAGCTGCTCAACGACGGGGGGCGGGTGCAGAGCGACGGCAGCCTGCTGCTGCGCGGTGCCTGGCTGGAAAACAGCGGCGGCACGGTGATCGGCCGTACCCTGAGCCTCGACACCCTGCGCCTGTACAACGACGGCAAGGGCGCCTTGGTCAGCGATGGCGGCGACGTGCAGCTCACCGTGAGCGATGTGCTGAGCAACCTCACCGGCATCATCGACGCCGGTGAACACAACGTGACGCTGCGCGGCGCCGCAGCGGTGGACAATCGCGGCGGCAGCCTGCGCGGTCAACAGCTGGACCTGCAGGCCAACACTCTGAACAACGCCGAGCGCGGCCAACTGGTCGCCGGCAGTGACGGCCTGCGCTACACCGGCGGTGCGCTGAGCAACGATAACGGCATGGTGCTTGCCACAGGGGGCGCCACCGTCCTGCAACTAGGCCAGGCCGCGCTGAGTAACCTGGGCGGCATCCTCCAGGGCGACAGCGTGGACATCACCGCCAAGCGCATCGACAACGGCAGCCAGGATGGCAAGGCCGGCTCCGTGGCCAGTCTGTTGGGCGGCCTGACGCTGAACGTCGACACCCTCAGCAATATCGCCGGCACCTTGTTCGCCAAGACCGTGCTGCGCTCGAGCGGCACCACGCTCGACAATACCCAGGGCGGGCAGATCAGCGGCGAAACCCTCGACCTGAACGCCGTTCAGGTGAACAACCGTGGTGGCCTGATTGAAGCCAACGACCGCCTCACGCTCAATGCCGCGACCCTGGACAACCGCGACGGCCAACTGCGCGCGCTCGGCAATGGCCCGGCAGGCGCGGCCACGGCGCAGATCGCCGCCAGCGACGTCAGCCGCCTCGCGCTGACCGACAGCCTGCTCAACCAGAACGGGCACATCGCCGCCGGCAGCACCGACTTCAGCCTGAAGGCTGCCCTGCTGGACAACCGCGGCGGGCGTATCGAGCATGCCAGTGACGGCCTGCTGAGCCTGGCCTTCGACCGCGTCAGCGGTGCCAGTGGCCGCATCACCGCCTTGGGCGCCGGCGACTGGCAGTTCGGCCAGGTCGAGGGCCTGGGCAGCGTACAGCTCAACCGCGCCCTGACCTACACCAGCGACGCGCTGGCCCTGCAAGCGGGCGACCGCCTGGCCAGCGCCAGCGGCCTGACCTTGAACCTCGCCCGCCTCGACAACGGCGGCGAGCTGCTCAGCGACGGCGACCTGACCCTCAACCTCAGCGGCGACCTGAACAACCGCGGACGCCTGTCGGCCCAAGGCCTGGTGGCCATCAGCGCCGCCAACGTCACGCAGAACGGCGGCCGCATCGGCGCCGGCACCGACGCCCGCCTGAGCCTGACCGGCAGCCTCGA
It encodes the following:
- a CDS encoding MerR family transcriptional regulator; the protein is MLEPSHNDELPPIPGKRYFTIGEVSELCAVKPHVLRYWEQEFPQLNPVKRRGNRRYYQRQDVLMIRQIRALLYEQGFTIGGARLRMSSDEAKEDSSQYKQMIRQMIVELEDVLGVLKK
- a CDS encoding phenylalanine--tRNA ligase subunit beta, whose protein sequence is MKFSEQWLRGWVNPQVSRDELVARLSMAGLEVDSVTPAAGQFSGIVVGEVLATEQHPDADKLRVCQVSNGSETFQVVCGAPNVRPGLKIPFAMIGAELPGDFKIKKAKLRGVESFGMLCSAAELQISEENDGLLELAADAPVGEDIRAYLNLDDASIEVDLTPNRGDCQSLAGLAREVGALYDVPVSRIDVPTVAVAHDEVRPVEVLAPHACPRYLGRVIRNVDLSRPTPLWMVERLRRSDVRSIDAAVDITNYVMLELGQPLHAFDLAEINGGIRVRMAEAGEKLVLLDGQEVSLRPDTLVIADHARALAIAGVMGGEHSGVSASTRDLFLESAFFDPIAIAGKARSYGLHTDASHRFERGVDSQLAREAMERATALVLEIVGGEPGPVIESVSQQHLPSVAPITLRAERIDQMLGMQMPADQVEQLLNALGLTTRASGEGQWTVEVPSHRFDISLEVDLIEELARLYGYNRLPVRYPQARLAPQARGEARSELPTLRRLLVARGYQEAITYSFIDPKLFELFTPGVEPLLLANPISSDMAAMRASLWPGLVKAVQHNLNRQQDRVRLFESGLRFVGQLGELKQQPMLAGVVTGSRLPEGWANGRDAVDFFDVKADVEAVLGHAGALDAFTFVPGQHPALHPGQTARIERDGQEVGYLGALHPELAKTLGLERPVFAFELILGEVAEGRLPTFSELSRFPETRRDLALIAGRDVSASAVLDTIRTHAGEWLTDLRLFDVYQGKGIDPDRKSLAVGLTWQHPSRTLNDDEVNATLQTILTSLEQGLNTTLRK
- the ihfA gene encoding integration host factor subunit alpha (This protein is one of the two subunits of integration host factor, a specific DNA-binding protein that functions in genetic recombination as well as in transcriptional and translational control) — its product is MGALTKAEMAERLYEELGLNKREAKELVELFFEEIRHALEDNEQVKLSGFGNFDLRDKRQRPGRNPKTGEEIPITARRVVTFRPGQKLKARVEAYAGTKP
- a CDS encoding ShlB family hemolysin secretion/activation protein — its product is MWMAPGVGLLVFAACVSVHAATPGEQDLIRDRQDRLLEEQRRRLQELQDLPGRQALPTAPETPADTRCFDIERIDLQGATALSDRERRALVAPYQGKCLGVSQLNELLKAITDHYLDKGWVTTRAYLPQQDLSTGRLHVLVVEGTLEKLRSDAGSDLSERELAMTFPGEEGQPLDLRDLEQMVDQLNRLPSNRARVELTPGENVGGSDVRVRNEADKPWRAYLSRNNDGLRSTGEQQWNAGLEWDSPLGLADQFSVRGGHDAVSDHQRSSRNGLLAYSVPWGWWTFSYFYSESRYRSHLDVQGSTLKQDGDSQTHQFSAERVIHRDTLSKTSVSLGLAHIRTNNFFDDTKLALSSNRISEAQVGLNHGRRIGSAFVNLDLGMQQGIGLFDAQASHDPGPGEADARYRKYTGTLSYLQPFQLWGEQLAFTSLATGQRSEDVLYSPQRLSLGGSSSVRGYKDQFLAGDSGGYWRNELRWTRPVTLDALRPILGEYGVALGYDQGVIRNDRYNGDEHGRLSSHSLELFARGEHVAAAVTFAHSLERPDVLDREAPIYFRLDFYL
- a CDS encoding phenylalanine--tRNA ligase subunit alpha, with the translated sequence MENLDALVSQALEAVERAEDINALEQIRVHYLGKKGELTQVMKTLGNLPADERPKVGALINDAKERVTVVLNARKAAFEEAALSARLAAECIDVTLPGRGQTTGGLHPVTRTLERIEQFFTHIGYGIAEGPEVEDDYHNFEALNIPGHHPARAMHDTFYFNANMLLRTHTSPVQVRTMESSQPPIRIVCPGRVYRCDSDITHSPMFHQVEGLLVDRDINFADLKGTIEEFLRVFFEKELAVRFRPSFFPFTEPSAEVDIQCVMCSGKGCRVCKQTGWLEVMGCGMVHPNVLRMSGIDPEEYQGFAFGMGAERLAMLRYGVNDLRLFFDNDLRFLAQFR